In Streptomyces nojiriensis, one genomic interval encodes:
- a CDS encoding serine/threonine-protein kinase has protein sequence MYNDESETVTETALAGTPAPGPAGGERLIAGRYRLLSRLGEGGMGTVWRAHDETLYREVAVKEVRPPAGLGGDDIARMYGRLEREAWAAARIPDRNVVTVHDVVMEDNRPWVVMELIRGQSLADLLRAEGPLTPRHAAHIGAEVLGALRAAHAVGVEHRDVKPANVLLADDGRVVLSDFGIAMVEGSTSLTMTGEVVGSPEYLPPERALGRPSGPESDLWSLGVMLYACVEGISPFRQDSALSTLRSVVEEEPPVPTRAGPLAPVIAGLLRKEPAQRTPAAEAAEALRDIAHDPDATTAAARVLSTPAEAATGRTGATDEVAAVTAPPRKRRTAAFVAAGTAACVLIGGGIAYALNGNNEATNPDSGVRVSVTGANTTYTGACPVPAGRAPSFTVTFTASEPTLISYRWVSGDGSVVDPHWRTLSIGGKAAPTGRDTVSLTTYTKTGTLTTGMAVELQSPAPFTSNPVPFSITCTG, from the coding sequence TCGCTGGAACCCCCGCGCCGGGTCCGGCGGGCGGGGAACGGCTGATCGCCGGCCGCTACCGGCTGCTGTCCCGGCTGGGCGAAGGCGGTATGGGCACCGTGTGGCGGGCCCATGACGAGACCCTGTACCGGGAGGTCGCCGTCAAGGAGGTCCGGCCCCCGGCCGGCCTGGGGGGCGATGACATCGCCCGCATGTACGGCCGGCTGGAGCGGGAGGCGTGGGCGGCGGCCCGGATACCCGACCGCAATGTGGTCACGGTCCACGACGTGGTCATGGAGGACAACCGGCCCTGGGTCGTGATGGAGCTGATCCGCGGGCAGTCACTGGCCGATCTGCTGCGTGCCGAGGGGCCGCTCACCCCCCGGCACGCCGCGCACATCGGTGCGGAGGTGCTGGGCGCGCTGCGTGCCGCCCATGCCGTCGGAGTGGAGCACCGGGACGTGAAGCCGGCGAACGTGCTGCTCGCCGACGACGGGCGGGTGGTGCTCAGCGACTTCGGTATCGCGATGGTCGAAGGCAGCACCTCCCTGACCATGACCGGCGAGGTGGTCGGCTCCCCCGAGTACCTGCCGCCGGAGCGCGCGCTGGGCCGCCCGTCGGGCCCCGAGTCGGACCTGTGGTCCCTCGGCGTGATGCTGTACGCGTGCGTGGAGGGGATCTCCCCGTTCCGGCAGGACAGCGCGCTGAGCACCCTGCGTTCCGTCGTGGAGGAGGAACCGCCGGTACCGACGCGCGCCGGCCCGCTCGCCCCGGTGATCGCCGGGCTGCTCCGCAAGGAGCCCGCGCAGCGCACCCCCGCCGCCGAAGCCGCCGAAGCCCTGAGGGACATCGCGCACGATCCGGACGCCACCACGGCCGCGGCCCGCGTCCTGTCGACCCCTGCGGAAGCCGCGACCGGGCGGACCGGGGCGACCGACGAGGTCGCCGCGGTCACCGCCCCGCCCCGCAAGCGCCGTACGGCGGCCTTCGTCGCGGCTGGTACGGCCGCCTGCGTACTGATCGGCGGCGGGATCGCCTACGCGCTCAACGGCAACAACGAGGCAACCAACCCCGATTCGGGGGTACGGGTGTCGGTGACCGGCGCGAACACGACCTACACCGGCGCATGCCCGGTTCCCGCGGGCCGGGCCCCGTCGTTCACCGTGACCTTCACCGCGTCCGAGCCGACGCTGATCTCCTACCGCTGGGTGTCCGGCGACGGTTCGGTGGTGGATCCGCACTGGCGCACCCTGTCCATCGGGGGCAAGGCCGCCCCGACGGGTCGCGACACCGTGAGCCTGACGACCTACACGAAGACCGGCACCCTGACGACCGGCATGGCCGTGGAACTCCAGAGCCCCGCCCCCTTCACCTCCAACCCGGTCCCCTTCTCGATCACCTGCACCGGCTGA
- a CDS encoding MarR family winged helix-turn-helix transcriptional regulator — MLATQPIGYWSGLVHTAVTRQLRDAMARIDVTQPQYWVLNRVNSGLPAPGREEVVAQLTPLAEGPHEIARVVDQLLHRGWLAADGTQRLHLTEAGEDARARLRQLVTEQRAVIHQGIGDEEYVAALKVLRRMVANVEAAGTEAT, encoded by the coding sequence ATGCTGGCCACCCAGCCCATCGGCTACTGGAGCGGCCTGGTCCACACGGCGGTCACCCGGCAGTTGCGGGACGCCATGGCCAGGATCGATGTGACCCAGCCGCAGTACTGGGTGCTCAACCGGGTGAACAGCGGGCTTCCCGCGCCCGGCCGCGAGGAGGTGGTCGCCCAGCTGACCCCGCTCGCGGAAGGACCGCACGAGATCGCCCGGGTCGTGGACCAGCTGCTCCACCGCGGCTGGCTCGCGGCCGACGGCACACAGCGGCTGCACCTCACCGAGGCCGGGGAAGATGCCCGGGCGCGACTGCGGCAGCTGGTGACCGAGCAGCGCGCCGTCATTCACCAGGGCATCGGAGACGAGGAGTACGTGGCCGCCCTCAAGGTGCTGCGCAGGATGGTCGCCAACGTCGAGGCGGCCGGGACCGAGGCCACTTGA
- a CDS encoding WD40 repeat domain-containing protein: MTVMKDKDKAGAAVGRGGGRSGTLDDLDTALACARQTAVEAGRLQKLMSGDPGALVAWLSRLVERSDTPALRLLYTGEDTALHDALGEIEVQGSDATLIDGLRSASGLVVFDPMESQPVLAAVRIQAALALDLLDPDADETRLAVALAWYRGAGATADLETAPWDAAELALGDERLRRSLDRLAAAAGDAVRTGPVLAAAMALCRLALGRLPGPTRTPVAVRVLFDHQGVGASGRLTLTLLPGGPRGLVPDPETMPLFTADHKYAAAMARAWNASGRRLSGTVLWSLQGFALAGETVATKGSVPYRIAGPSLGAAFGVLLAETVRVRQPALRRGNSRLWCAALGRRALFYRRVRASNSVTADLTDDGELASVSGFGAKLRAAHGLGVVVVAESDGREARGVAGELPGEPTQIAAASNVPKARRKASAFSWKVLGGQALALLLSVALVFAYSAHLQSQKTAAEKRQKQARSLLNEATAVQESDPALALRLALSAHRMSPGDASRDSLLRILLETRYRGEVPPLAGTSGPTALGYTGDGRSLLTRDGDRITVRDAASRAAVATLPVPTGTNARKPQREVRPVLLPLTTAGGAAVLIGTADLRAEVWSFADPAKPRRLAELPGGGQVLQAAVSGDGRTLATLGPLDPPAGGDTVSPEALTVYDVTDPGAPRKTGQVAKYATTEGTRPVGLSVNRSGNRVAVADGLNIWVHDTQAAALPVTVTIEPGRSAEAGDGGGQINPTEGVAFHNSDDDTLYTATTHPLAAGVGAGNRFIKVWNIYPERTGPGYRLEAVLRGSSWVVPGPGGNAVARDDSGVILLGSEVVLRMTTGATAAAKAPSAVYTVPALAYSPDGKRLALGGDDGTVRIWDVSAHTWHTAAQPLTRYETAAFAPRTSVLAVTQYVEGTTKQQLETVLFDAAAGPPFRRLGALETPADLLGIDQDATRMAVFDHGKLSLWDVSDRARPRRLEATFPLPADIAADSGSPSGSGTGRTTGGITSLLVGPEGKTVVAVRAGNSEALVWRVDGDGGHAAPFQRLMSGTSTPTVDEQQVPGTGMPEPGAIPGDGAGPEEYETAAPGASSDSGSVLDLDSGVVSESGTETGFDPHSGGGGALSPDGRTLVLGGGSTGLTVWDLSDPGKARRTQTIPGTTPGGRLLFSEDGSILRSGARGWRLADAGKGKAEPLGDLPMPKGAHAMDVLVEGTWGALATTSGFRDFTTWLVRPGMEPVALGNDGFAEHPWAFALPPGRLLLGSLVLVVRDVTEAVAAARDPRAAACAAVGGGLTRAELGTYDKDATWEPACPGADHR; this comes from the coding sequence ATGACGGTGATGAAGGACAAGGACAAGGCCGGGGCCGCCGTCGGGCGCGGCGGGGGCCGGAGCGGAACGCTCGACGACCTCGACACCGCCCTCGCCTGTGCGCGTCAGACCGCCGTTGAAGCCGGCCGCTTGCAGAAACTGATGTCCGGCGACCCGGGTGCGCTGGTCGCCTGGCTCTCCCGCTTGGTCGAACGGTCCGACACGCCCGCCCTCCGTCTCCTGTACACCGGGGAGGACACCGCCCTCCATGACGCGCTGGGCGAGATCGAGGTACAGGGATCGGACGCCACCCTGATCGACGGCCTGCGCAGTGCCTCCGGCCTGGTGGTTTTCGATCCGATGGAGTCGCAGCCGGTCCTCGCCGCGGTACGGATCCAGGCCGCACTCGCGCTGGACCTCCTCGACCCGGATGCGGACGAGACCCGCCTGGCGGTCGCCCTGGCCTGGTACCGGGGCGCCGGAGCCACGGCGGACCTCGAGACCGCGCCCTGGGACGCGGCCGAGCTCGCCCTCGGCGACGAGCGGCTCCGGCGTTCGCTGGACCGGCTCGCGGCCGCGGCGGGGGACGCCGTCCGTACGGGCCCGGTGCTGGCCGCGGCCATGGCCCTGTGCCGGCTGGCGCTGGGCCGGCTCCCCGGGCCCACCAGGACTCCGGTCGCGGTGCGCGTCCTGTTCGACCACCAGGGCGTGGGCGCCTCCGGGCGGCTCACCCTGACCCTGCTGCCGGGCGGGCCCCGCGGCCTGGTGCCCGATCCCGAGACCATGCCGCTGTTCACCGCCGACCACAAGTACGCCGCGGCCATGGCCCGGGCCTGGAACGCGTCCGGGCGGCGGCTGTCGGGAACCGTGCTGTGGTCCCTGCAGGGGTTCGCGCTCGCGGGCGAGACGGTCGCCACCAAGGGCTCGGTGCCCTACCGGATCGCGGGACCGTCCCTCGGCGCGGCCTTCGGGGTGCTGCTCGCAGAGACGGTACGCGTCCGGCAGCCGGCCCTGCGCAGGGGCAACAGCCGGCTGTGGTGCGCCGCCCTCGGGCGCCGAGCCCTCTTCTACCGCCGGGTCAGGGCGAGCAACTCCGTCACGGCGGACCTCACGGACGACGGCGAGCTGGCCTCGGTCTCCGGGTTCGGCGCCAAACTGAGAGCCGCGCACGGCCTCGGGGTGGTCGTCGTCGCAGAGTCGGACGGGCGCGAGGCACGCGGAGTGGCCGGTGAACTCCCCGGTGAACCGACGCAGATCGCCGCTGCCTCCAACGTGCCGAAGGCCCGGCGCAAGGCCAGCGCGTTCAGCTGGAAGGTCCTCGGCGGGCAGGCCCTCGCCCTCCTGCTCTCCGTGGCCCTCGTGTTCGCGTATTCCGCCCATCTCCAGTCGCAGAAAACCGCGGCGGAGAAACGCCAGAAGCAGGCGCGGTCGCTGCTCAACGAAGCCACCGCCGTCCAGGAATCCGATCCCGCCCTCGCCCTGCGGCTGGCCCTGTCGGCACACCGCATGAGTCCGGGCGACGCCTCGCGCGACAGCCTGCTGCGGATCCTGCTGGAGACCCGCTACCGGGGCGAGGTACCACCCCTGGCGGGCACTTCCGGGCCGACGGCGCTCGGCTACACCGGCGACGGCCGCAGCCTGCTGACCCGGGACGGTGACCGGATCACCGTCCGGGACGCGGCGTCCCGGGCCGCGGTGGCCACGCTCCCGGTGCCGACCGGCACCAACGCCCGCAAGCCGCAGCGCGAGGTACGGCCGGTCCTGCTGCCGCTGACCACTGCCGGGGGAGCGGCCGTGCTCATCGGCACCGCAGACCTCCGGGCCGAAGTGTGGAGCTTCGCGGACCCGGCGAAGCCGCGGCGGCTCGCGGAACTGCCGGGCGGCGGTCAGGTGCTGCAGGCCGCCGTCAGCGGTGACGGCCGTACCCTGGCCACGCTCGGCCCGCTCGACCCGCCGGCGGGCGGCGACACGGTCTCCCCGGAGGCCCTCACCGTGTACGACGTCACGGACCCCGGCGCCCCTCGGAAGACCGGGCAGGTGGCCAAGTACGCCACCACGGAAGGCACCCGGCCCGTCGGCCTCTCGGTCAACCGTTCCGGCAACCGGGTCGCCGTCGCCGACGGCCTCAACATCTGGGTGCACGACACTCAGGCCGCCGCGCTTCCCGTGACCGTCACGATCGAACCGGGCCGTTCCGCCGAGGCCGGCGACGGCGGGGGACAGATCAACCCCACCGAGGGCGTCGCCTTCCACAACTCGGACGACGACACGCTCTACACCGCCACCACGCACCCCCTAGCGGCGGGAGTGGGCGCCGGCAACCGGTTCATCAAGGTCTGGAACATCTACCCGGAGCGGACCGGCCCCGGATACCGGCTCGAAGCGGTTCTCCGGGGATCGAGCTGGGTGGTGCCCGGGCCGGGCGGGAACGCCGTGGCACGGGACGACTCCGGGGTGATCCTGCTCGGCAGCGAGGTCGTGCTGCGCATGACGACGGGCGCGACGGCCGCCGCGAAGGCCCCGTCGGCTGTCTACACCGTACCGGCGCTCGCCTACAGCCCGGACGGGAAGCGGCTGGCGCTCGGCGGCGACGACGGCACGGTGCGGATCTGGGACGTGTCCGCCCATACCTGGCATACGGCCGCGCAGCCCCTCACACGCTACGAGACGGCCGCGTTCGCCCCGCGGACATCGGTCCTGGCCGTGACCCAGTACGTCGAAGGCACCACGAAGCAGCAACTGGAGACCGTCCTCTTCGACGCCGCGGCCGGCCCGCCCTTCCGGCGGCTCGGCGCCCTGGAGACCCCCGCCGACCTGTTGGGGATCGACCAGGACGCCACTCGCATGGCCGTGTTCGATCACGGCAAGTTGTCGCTGTGGGACGTGAGCGACCGGGCCCGGCCGCGCCGACTGGAGGCCACGTTCCCGCTGCCCGCGGACATCGCGGCGGACAGCGGAAGCCCGAGCGGGTCCGGAACGGGACGCACGACCGGGGGCATCACCTCCCTGCTGGTCGGCCCGGAGGGGAAGACCGTGGTGGCGGTGCGCGCCGGCAACTCCGAGGCTCTGGTCTGGCGGGTGGACGGCGACGGGGGCCACGCCGCGCCGTTCCAGCGGCTCATGTCCGGCACCTCCACCCCGACGGTGGACGAGCAGCAGGTCCCGGGGACGGGCATGCCGGAGCCGGGAGCGATCCCGGGCGACGGAGCAGGTCCGGAGGAGTACGAGACGGCCGCCCCCGGCGCGAGCTCCGACTCCGGCTCCGTCCTGGACCTCGACTCCGGCGTGGTGTCCGAGTCCGGCACGGAGACCGGATTCGACCCCCACTCCGGGGGTGGCGGGGCGCTGTCCCCCGACGGGCGCACACTGGTCCTGGGCGGCGGATCGACGGGGCTGACCGTGTGGGACCTGTCCGATCCGGGGAAGGCCCGACGGACGCAGACCATCCCCGGTACGACCCCAGGGGGTCGGCTCCTCTTCAGCGAGGACGGCAGCATTCTCCGGTCCGGGGCTCGTGGCTGGCGGTTGGCCGATGCGGGCAAGGGCAAGGCCGAGCCCCTCGGCGACCTCCCCATGCCCAAGGGGGCCCACGCCATGGACGTGTTGGTGGAGGGGACCTGGGGCGCGCTCGCCACCACCTCCGGATTCCGGGACTTCACCACCTGGCTCGTACGACCTGGCATGGAGCCGGTGGCCCTCGGGAACGACGGCTTCGCCGAACACCCGTGGGCGTTCGCCCTTCCGCCGGGCCGTCTCCTGCTCGGCTCCTTGGTCCTCGTCGTGCGGGACGTCACCGAGGCGGTGGCGGCCGCCCGCGACCCCCGGGCCGCCGCCTGTGCGGCAGTCGGCGGCGGCCTCACCCGCGCGGAACTCGGCACCTATGACAAGGACGCCACCTGGGAGCCGGCCTGCCCGGGAGCCGACCACCGGTGA